A portion of the Salminus brasiliensis chromosome 9, fSalBra1.hap2, whole genome shotgun sequence genome contains these proteins:
- the ccdc166 gene encoding coiled-coil domain-containing protein 166 gives MAEKREDQQESSGRDGDLQTEYDTLTETLSALKIRAEQLRRDNDFLQNEVYQTRMESQEYMSYISKRTQKRQSAIVSLNDQSQKELEDLRRQREKALEKYQEQATELKREILQKENELARLNFEIAELRELESLKQQQLSRIAELEQEVAAMHFHHSNTLLALKARFLKEKKHYEAQAKHKVQEFVQTANKEAYRCLLSHMQEVSQENQRLRKELQMLIPRAHALRGHQQLLQTQHRNLLLEKEHMQKLYHLHSSTYLHTVAQEGTSAESTNAGAAATN, from the exons ATGGCTGAGAAGAGAGAAGACCAGCAGGAGAGCTCAGGAAGAGACGGAGACTTACAGACCGA ATACGACACACTGACTGAAACTCTCAGCGCCCTCAAAATTAGGGCAGAACAACT ACGAAGAGATAATGATTTTCTTCAGAACGAGGTCTACCAGACACGCATGGAGAGT CAAGAGTACATGTCATACATATCCAAGCGGACGCAGAAGCGGCAGAGTGCGATTGTTTCTCTGAATGATCAGAGCCAAAAGGAGCTGGAGGATCtcaggaggcagagagagaaggcaCTGGAGAAATACCAGGAACAGGCCACAG agctgaagagGGAGATTTTGCAGAAGGAGAATGAGCTGGCTCGGCTAAATTTTGAGATAGCTGAGCTCAGAGAATTGGAG AGTCTAAAGCAGCAGCAGTTGAGCCGTATAGCTGAGCTGGAGCAGGAAGTAGCAGCTATGCACTTCCATCACTCTAACACTCTGCTGGCTCTGAAGGCAAGATTTCTTAAAGAGAAGAAACACTATGAGGCACAGGCCAAACACAAAGTGCAGGAATTTGTTCAAACAGCTAACAAG GAAGCATACCGCTGTCTGCTCTCTCACATGCAAGAAGTGTCTCAGGAGAACCAGCGTCTGCGCAAGGAGCTGCAGATGTTAATCCCAAGAGCTCATGCTCTGCGGGGccaccagcagctccttcaGACCCAGCACAGGAATCTGCTGCTGGAGAAAGAGCACATGCAGAAGCTCTATCACCTGCACTCCTCCACTTACTTACACACTGTAGCACAAGAGGGCACCAGTGCTGAGAGTACCAACGCTGGAGCAGCTGCTACAAACTGA
- the LOC140562381 gene encoding E3 ubiquitin-protein ligase TRIM21-like: protein MQCHPTQSFGSIYWKLARLLSLELLLPCPGTGQRTLYITCTLISYSVFFSVDVTLDPDTAFPKLILSADGKQVTHGDTRQKLPDNPERFNCCANVLGKEGFSSGKFCYEVQVRRKTDWDLGVARESINRKENIMLTPQNGFWTVWLRNGKQYEACAGHPVPLILRKKPQKVGVFVDYEEGLVSFYDVEARTLIYSFTGQSFTEKLYPFFSPCRNDGGKNSAPLIISPVHKTE from the exons ATGCAGTGCCACCCAACCCAGAGTTTTGGAAGCATTTACTGGAAACTGGCCAGGCTGTTGAGCCTGGAGCTGCTTCTGCCCTGTCCTGGCACAGGGCAGAG GACACTATACATTACCTGCACACTCATATCATACTCTGTGTTTTTCTCAGTGGATGTGACTCTGGATCCTGATACAGCTTTCCCCAAACTCATCCTGTCTGCTGATGGAAAACAAGTGACACATGGAGACACAAGACAAAAGCTTCCTGACAACCCAGAGAGATTTAATTGTTGTGCTAATGTTCTAGGAAAGGAGGGATTCTCCTCCGGGAAGTTTTGCTATGAGGTGCAGGTCAGGAGGAAGACTGACTGGGATTTAGGAGTAGCTAGAGAGTCCATTAACAGGAAAGAGAACATTATGCTGACCCCACAGAATGGATTCTGGACTGTGTGGCTGAGGAATGGGAAACAGTATGAGGCTTGTGCAGGTCATCCAGTCCCCCTCATCCTAAGAAAGAAGCCCCAGAAGGTGGGGGTGTTTGTGGATTATGAGGAGGGTCTGGTCTCCTTTTATGATGTGGAGGCCAGGACTCTTATCTACTCTTTCACTGGTcagtctttcactgagaaactctACCCGTTCTTCAGTCCCTGCAGAAATGATGGAGGTAAAAATTCAGCTCCACTGATCATCTCACCTGTGCA
- the LOC140562087 gene encoding E3 ubiquitin-protein ligase TRIM39-like, translating into MDESSLPQSRQGKVGCDSSSLLSEDQFQCSICLDVFTDPVSTPCGHNFCKTCLTQHWNNTQHCHCPLCKEEFTKRPELKINTTLREVADHFKKKSVPDKPEVLCDVCTGQKLKAFKSCLNCGATFCKTHLELHTVGKLRNHKLIDPVENVEDYICQKHERPLELFCRDDQTCVCQFCTETDHKNHNTVPIEEESGQIRTQLGETQADVQRMIQDRLKKINEIKHSVELRKRNTEKEITDSVEVFTALIRSIERSQAELLEVMEEKQKAAETQAEDLIKELEQEITELKRRDTELEQLSQTEDHLHLLQTYPSLCSPLHTKNWTDISIDPHLSVETVRSALSELKKSLDEELTERLRKNELKKIQQCAVDVALNPDTAHPDLILSADGKQVTCGDTRQNLPDNPERFNQCTCVLGKEGFSSGRFYFEVQVSGKTDWDLGVARESINRKGQITLTPQNGFWTVWLRNENEYEALAGPSVPLPLKEKPQKVGVFLDYEEGLVSFYDVEARSHIYSFTGQSFTEKLYPYFGPFPNCGGKNSAPLVILPVCKTK; encoded by the exons ATGGACGAATCTTCATTACCACAATCAAGACAAGGCAAAG TTGGCTGTGACTCCAGCAGTCTCCTGTCTGAAGATCAGTTCCAGTGTTCTATCTGTCTGGACGTGTTCACTGATCCAGTTTCTACTCCATGTGGACACAACTTCTGTAAAACCTGCCTCACACAACACTGGAACAACACTCAACACTGTCACTGTCCATTATGTAAAGAGGAGTTCACCAAGAGACCAGAGCTGAAGATCAATACAACACTGAGAGAGGTTGCAGATCACTTCAAGAAGAAGAGTGTTCCAGATAAACCTGAAGTTCTTTGTGACGTCTGCACTGGACAGAAGCTGAAGGCCTTCAAGTCCTGTCTGAACTGTGGAGCAACGTTTTGTAAGACTCATCTAGAGCTACACACAGTTGGGAAACTCAGGAATCACAAGCTAATTGATCCAGTGGAGAATGTGGAGGACTACATTTGCCAAAAGCACGAGAGACCCCTGGAGCTGTTCTGTAGAGATGACCagacgtgtgtgtgtcagttctGTACTGAGACTGACCACAAGAATCACAACACTGTTCCTATTGAGGAGGAGAGTGGACAGATAAGG ACACAGCTGGGAGAGACACAGGCCGATGTGCAGCGAATGATCCAAGACAGACTGAAGAAGATCAACGAGATCAAGCACTCAGTAGAGCTCAGAAAA agaaacacagagaaggaGATCACAGACAGTGTTGAAGTCTTCACTGCTCTGATACGCTCCATTGAGAGAAGCCAGGCTGAGCTGCTTGAGGTGATGGAGGAGAAGCAGAAGGCAGCAGAAACTCAGGCTGAAGACCTCATTAAAGAGCTGGAGCAggaaatcactgagctgaagaggagagacaCTGAGCTGGAGCAGCTCTCACAGACTGaggaccacctccacctcctacaG ACTTACCCATCCCTGTGCAGCCCCCTACACACCAAGAACTGGACTGACATAAGTATTGACCCTCATCTGAGTGTAGAGACTGTGAGAAGCGCTCTGTCTGAACTTAAGAAGAGTCTGGATGAAGAACTTACTGAGAGGTTGAGAAAAAACG AACTGAAGAAGATTCAGCAGTGTGCAG TGGATGTGGCTCTGAATCCTGACACAgctcatcctgacctcatcctGTCTGCTGATGGAAAACAAGTGACCTGTGGAGACACAAGACAGAATCTTCCTGACAACCCAGAGAGATTTAATCAGTGTACCTGTGTTCTGGGAAAGGAGGGATTCTCCTCAGGGAGATTTTACTTTGAGGTCCAGGTCAGCGGGAAGACGGACTGGGATTTAGGAGTGGCCAGAGAGTCCATTAACAGAAAGGGTCAGATTACACTGACTCCACAGAATGGATTCTGGACTGTGTGGCTGAGGAATGAGAATGAGTATGAGGCCCTTGCTGGCCCCTCAGTCCCCCTCCCCCTAAAAGAGAAGCCCCAGAAGGTGGGGGTGTTCTTGGATTATGAGGAGGGTCTGGTCTCCTTTTATGATGTGGAGGCCAGGTCTCATATCTACTCTTTCACTGGTcagtctttcactgagaaactctACCCATACTTTGGTCCTTTTCCTAATTGTGGAGGTAAAAATTCAGCTCCACTGGTCATCTTACCCGTGTGTAAAACTAAATGA
- the LOC140562085 gene encoding protein O-GlcNAcase: protein MERRDEFLCGVVEGFYGRPWSMEQRKVLFQWMQRWGLNTYLYGPKDDLKHRLLWREVYSAEEEAQLKALVCEAESRGLRFVYALSPGQDIVFSSSSDLTLLKRKLRQVSELGCQAFAILFDDIDHSMCQADTEAFSSFAHAQVSVANEIFRFLGEPPVFLFCPTEYCGSLCSPSVSKSPYLLTVGEDLLPGISVIWTGSKVISRELSVDSLVEVQSVLQRPPLVWDNLHANDYDSRRVFLGPFKGRPPGLRANLRGLLLNPNCEFEANYIPLHTMGCWHKAGKEEREGEGHQYCPDQALSAALQDWMNELNQPLQPGRQIRPTENRSSALSSKHKPSDSSDNQHGAHSKPSSTAGALPACSAQHHRPTATEKESGAGPLRSEERAQGGHSREKAQGKGLCAGKGPLNEAQVRLLVGLYYLPHEHGPPAQSLLQDLTWLKANCHYVSVNGNGKKTQPQKVEEWRARAGRFLTACDEIAALHGSVVNSVNRAVLYDLYPYVWDLRNTMLVAKAFISWLEGRVMSESSSLGSWKNCFHWCGASSGADLLGVEAEPWVFKGGLSGEVQMLLPVGTSSELFSHPPPLFPTSRLYNIRPFQHKDKLELYRMVRQLHQRARGAQDSSVAHPDFIGDRCLGASLALCPEYSFVLEDELGVCGCAVGILDVRSFAKRCQATWLPAMRDKYPMRPHGATGHTATKEALLSFHEEQDYPDSLLYHFPSQLRLEALPELVDCSVSRSLLTSLLTALKANGSQGVFCEVHPTDRLRMEFLTKLGFLEILRGEARSTEGLILGRLL, encoded by the exons ATGGAGAGGAGAGACGAGTTTCTGTGCGGAGTCGTTGAAG GTTTCTATGGACGACCATGGTCCATGGAGCAGAGGAAAGTGCTGTTTCAGTG GATGCAGAGATGGGGTCTCAATACATATCTCTATGGCCCTAAAGATGACCTGAAGCATCGGCTACTGTGGAGAGAGGTGTATTCTGCAGAGGAGGAAG CCCAGCTGAAAGCTCTGGTGTGTGAGGCAGAGTCAAGGGGTTTGAGGTTTGTCTATGCGCTCTCTCCTGGTCAGGACATtgtcttctccagctcctcagaCCTCACACTGCTGAAACGCAAACTTCGACAG GTGTCAGAACTGGGCTGCCAGGCCTTTGCTATCCTGTTTGACGATATTGACCACTCCATGTGCCAAGCCGACACTGAGGCCTTCTCCTCATTCGCTCACGCTCAGGTGTCCGTGGCCAATGAGATCTTCCGATTCCTGGGGGAACCACCCGTCTTCCTCTTCTGCCCTACTG AGTACTGTGGGTCTCTCTGTTCTCCCAGCGTGTCCAAGTCTCCGTATCTGCTGACAGTGGGTGAGGACCTGCTGCCTGGCATCTCTGTCATCTGGACAG GGAGCAAGGTGATCTCGCGGGAGCTGAGTGTAGATTCGCTGGTGGAGGTGCAGTCGGTGCTGCAGCGCCCTCCTCTGGTGTGGGACAATCTTCATGCTAATGATTACGATTCCCGACGCGTCTTCCTGGGACCCTTCAAGGGCCGTCCGCCTGGCCTGCGGGCCAACCTCAGGGGTCTCCTGCTTAACCCTAACTGCGAGTTTGAAGCCAACTACATCCCTCTGCACACGATGGGGTGCTGGCACAAAGCagggaaggaagagagagaag GTGAAGGACATCAGTACTGTCCAGACCAAGCTCTTTCTGCTGCACTGCAGGACTGGATGAATGAACTGAATCAGCCTCTACAGCCTG GTCGGCAGATCAGGCCTACAGAGAACAGGTCTTCTGctctctcctccaaacacaaacCTTCTGACAGCTCAGACAATCAGCATGGTGCCCATTCCAAGCCCTCCTCCACAGCAGGGGCTCTCCCAGCCTGCTCTGCTCAGCATCACAGACCCACCGCTACTGAGAAGGAGAGCGGGGCAGGCCCCCTGCGGAGCGAGGAGCGGGCCCAAGGGGGCCACAGCCGAGAGAAGGCCCAGGGAAAGGGTCTGTGTGCTGGGAAGGGTCCTTTGAACGAGGCGCAGGTGCGGCTGCTGGTGGGCTTGTATTACCTGCCCCATGAACACGGCCCACCAGCCCAAAGCCTGCTGCAGGACCTCACCTGGCTCAAAGCCAACTGCCACTACGTCAGCGTCAACGGCAATGGGAAGAAGACCCAGCCTCAAAAG GTGGAGGAGTGGCGAGCCAGGGCGGGTCGGTTTCTAACTGCGTGTGACGAGATTGCAGCGCTTCATGGCAGTGTGGTAAACAGCGTGAACAGGGCTGTTCTTTATGACCTTTACCCCTACGTATGGGACCTGAGGAACACCATGCTGGTAGCCAAGGCCTTTATCAGCTGGctag agGGGCGTGTAATGAGCGAAAGTTCCTCACTGGGTTCCTGGAAGAACTGCTTCCACT GGTGTGGAGCCTCATCCGGAGCAGATCTTCTAGGTGTGGAGGCGGAGCCTTGGGTGTTTAAAGGAGGACTCTCAGGGGAAGTACAG aTGCTTCTCCCTGTAGGCACCAGCAGTGAGCTGTTCagtcatcctcctcctctcttcccCACCTCTCGCCTCTACAACATACGCCCCTTCCAGCACAAAGACAAG CTGGAGCTGTACCGCATGGTGCGGCAGCTGCATCAGAGGGCTAGAGGTGCTCAGGACTCGTCTGTAGCCCATCCAGACTTCATCGGTGACAG gTGCCTAGGTGCATCCCTGGCTCTGTGCCCAGAGTACAGCTTTGTTCTGGAGGATgagctgggtgtgtgtgggtgtgctgtTGGCATCTTAGACGTGCGCTCCTTTGCCAAGCGATGTCAGGCCACCTGGCTGCCCGCAATGAGGGACAAATACCCTATGCGTCCGCATGGAGCCACCGGACACACTGCCACAAAG GAGGCACTGCTGAGTTTTCATGAGGAGCAGGATTACCCAGACTCCCTGCTGTACCATTTCCCCTCCCAGCTCCGGCTGGAGGCACTGCCTGAACTGGTTGACTGCAGCGTCAGCAGAAGCCTCCTCACCTCCCTGCTCACAGCACTCAAAGCCAACG GCTCACAGGGTGTGTTTTGTGAGGTGCATCCCACAGACAGGCTGAGGATGGAGTTCCTCACAAAGCTGGGCTTCCTAGAGATCCTGCGGGGGGAGGCTCGCTCCACAGAAGGGCTCATTCTGGGCAGACTGCTCTAG
- the LOC140562086 gene encoding E3 ubiquitin-protein ligase TRIM39-like, with protein MAESSSPEQRKRRRKSVEEPDESGQDTGSPQFEEQLKCSICLDEFTDPVSTPCGHNFCKICLTQYWDKTQHCHCPLCKEEFTKRPELKVNTTLREVVHHFKKKCVPDKPEILCDVCFEGKLKAFKSCLNCGATYCRLHLESHSVGKLRNHKLINPVKNMEDYICNKHDRPLELFCKDDQTYVCLFCTEGGHKNHNTVPMEEESAQKKAQLGETQADVQRMIQDRQKKINEIKHSVELRKRNTEKEITDSVEVFTALLRSIERSQAELLEVMKEREKAAERQAEDLIKELEQEITELKRRDTELEQLSHTEDHLHLLQTYPSLCSPLHTKNWTDMSIDPHLSVETVRRTLTQLQKSLDEKLRNVLDEKLSETELQNIQQYSVDVTLDPVTAYPNLILSADGKQVTNGNIKQNLPDNPERFNKYPCVLGKEGFSSGRFYYVVQVSGKTDWDLGVARESINRKGQITLTPQNGFWTVWLRNENEYEALAGLSVLLSLREKPQKVGVFVDYEEGLVSFYDVEARSHIYSFTGQSFTEKLFPYFSPYLNCGGNNSAPLIISPVFKTE; from the exons ATGGCAGAATCTTCATCACCAGAACAAAGAAAACGCAGAAGAAAGAGTGTGGAGGAACCCGATGAGT CTGGTCAAGACACCGGCAGTCCTCAGTTTGAAGAGCAGCTCAAGTGTTCCATCTGTCTGGATGAGTTCACTGATCCGGTTTCTACTCCATGTGGACACAACTTCTGTAAAATCTGCCTCACACAATACTGGGACAAAACTCAACACTGTCACTGTCCATTATGTAAAGAGGAGTTCACCAAGAGACCTGAACTGAAGGTCAATACAACACTAAGAGAGGTTGTGCATCACTTCAAGAAGAAATGTGTTCCAGATAAACCTGAGATTCTTTGTGACGTCTGTTTTGAAGGGAAGCTGAAGGCCTTCAAGTCTTGCCTTAATTGTGGAGCGACGTATTGTAGATTGCACCTTGAGTCACATTCAGTTGGGAAACTCAGAAATCACAAGCTTATAAACCCAGTGAAGAACATGGAGGACTACATATGCAATAAGCATGATAGACCTCTAGAGCTGTTTTGTAAAGATGACCAGACATATGTGTGTCTGTTCTGTACTGAGGGAGGGCACAAGAATCACAACACTGTTCCTATGGAGGAGGAGAGCGCACAGAAAAAA GCACAGCTGGGAGAGACACAGGCCGATGTGCAGCGAATGATccaagacagacagaagaagatCAACGAGATCAAGCACTCAGTAGAGCTCAGAAAA agaaacacagagaaggaGATCACAGACAGTGTTGAAGTCTTCACCGCTCTGCTGCGCTCCATTGAGAGAAGCCAGGCTGAGCTGCTTGAGGTGAtgaaggagagggagaaggcGGCAGAGAGGCAGGCTGAAGACCTCATTAAAGAGCTGGAGCAggaaatcactgagctgaagaggagagacactgagctggagcagctctcacacactgaggaccacctccacctcctacaG ACTTACCCATCCCTGTGCAGCCCCCTACACACCAAGAACTGGACTGACATGAGTATTGACCCTCATCTGAGTGTAGAGACTGTGAGGCGCACCCTGACTCAACTTCAGAAGAGTCTGGATGAAAAACTCAGAAACGTTCTGGATGAGAAGCTGAGTGAAACAG AACTGCAGAATATTCAGCAGTATTCAG TGGATGTGACCCTGGATCCTGTTACAGCTTATCCCAATCTCATCCTGTCTGCTGATGGAAAACAAGTCACAAATGGAAACATAAAGCAGAATCTTCCTGACAACCCAGAGAGATTTAATAAATATCCCTGTGTTCTGGGAAAGGAGGGATTCTCCTCAGGGAGATTTTACTATGTGGTGCAGGTCAGCGGGAAAACTGACTGGGATTTAGGAGTGGCCAGAGAGTCCATTAACAGAAAGGGTCAGATTACACTGACTCCACAGAATGGATTCTGGACAGTGTGGCTGAGGAATGAGAATGAGTATGAGGCCCTTGCTGGCCTCTCAGTCCTCCTCTCTCTGAGAGAGAAGCCCCAGAAGGTGGGGGTGTTTGTGGATTATGAGGAAGGACTGGTCTCCTTTTATGATGTGGAGGCCAGGTCTCATATCTACTCTTTCACTGGTcagtctttcactgagaaactcttcccatactttagcccttatcTTAACTGTGGGGGTAACAATTCAGCTCCTCTGATAATCTCACCTGTATTCAAGACTGAGTGA